The following are from one region of the Jatrophihabitans telluris genome:
- a CDS encoding TIGR03619 family F420-dependent LLM class oxidoreductase yields the protein MTASAATSCPKLGFGLPVSGSWARRDNLAEIARLAEEAGYASLWTFQRLLYPERDPMGPMYRSVADPLTTLAFVAALTSRARLGVAIVNAPFYSPVMLAKQLATIDELSEGRLDAGLGLGWVADEFVASGVPMQRRGARLDEFLECLKAVWTTDVVEFEGEFYRIPRSYIDPKPVQRPHPPILLGGDAEAALRRVGRVADGWITRSRHDLRRIPEDLRIIRDAASQAGRDPDAIRVIVRGVLRLSETRSDDNEGRPQLTGTARQIMDDLELLGAQGVDEVFIDLNFVPEIGDPSAEADSAMNRAVHVLETFAPAR from the coding sequence ATGACGGCGTCTGCCGCCACTTCCTGCCCGAAGCTCGGCTTCGGGCTTCCCGTCTCCGGTTCCTGGGCGCGCCGTGACAACCTCGCCGAGATCGCTCGACTTGCCGAGGAGGCCGGCTACGCATCGCTGTGGACCTTCCAGCGACTTCTCTATCCCGAGCGCGACCCGATGGGGCCGATGTATCGCTCGGTTGCCGATCCGCTGACGACCCTGGCCTTTGTCGCGGCCCTGACAAGCCGCGCGCGGCTGGGCGTCGCCATCGTCAACGCACCTTTCTACTCACCGGTCATGCTGGCCAAACAACTCGCCACCATCGATGAGCTGTCCGAGGGACGGCTGGACGCGGGCCTGGGCCTGGGGTGGGTGGCCGACGAGTTCGTGGCCAGCGGCGTCCCGATGCAACGGCGTGGCGCGCGCCTGGACGAGTTCCTCGAGTGCCTCAAAGCGGTCTGGACGACCGACGTGGTCGAATTCGAGGGGGAGTTCTACCGGATACCGCGCTCATACATCGATCCGAAGCCGGTGCAACGGCCGCATCCGCCGATCCTGCTGGGTGGAGATGCCGAAGCGGCGCTGCGTCGGGTCGGCCGGGTGGCCGACGGATGGATCACCCGCAGCAGGCACGATCTGCGCCGGATCCCGGAAGATCTCCGCATCATCCGGGACGCCGCATCCCAGGCCGGCCGCGATCCCGACGCGATCCGGGTGATCGTGCGCGGCGTCCTGCGCCTGAGCGAGACGCGCTCCGACGACAACGAGGGCCGACCCCAGCTCACCGGAACGGCGCGGCAGATCATGGACGATCTCGAACTGCTCGGCGCGCAGGGGGTCGACGAGGTCTTCATCGATCTCAACTTCGTGCCCGAGATCGGTGACCCGTCAGCGGAGGCGGACTCAGCCATGAACCGAGCCGTCCACGTACTCGAAACCTTCGCTCCAGCTCGCTGA
- a CDS encoding VOC family protein yields MATHKPTQAEQQELSRKRDELRDRYLLPVSQRPSSSARGIHHAALICRDVAATIEFYQGLLGFPLVELVENRDYPGSSHFFFDLGNSTLLGFFDFPGLGLAPGVEALGTVQHIAISIAPEEHARLRAKLDESGISYGGPDKGIEESLYFRDPDGIQIELLSDPLMYFDGQWLDGR; encoded by the coding sequence GTGGCGACACACAAGCCGACGCAGGCGGAACAGCAGGAACTGTCACGAAAGCGTGACGAGCTGCGCGATCGCTATCTCCTGCCCGTGTCGCAGCGGCCGAGCAGCAGCGCTCGCGGTATCCACCACGCGGCGCTCATCTGCCGCGACGTCGCCGCGACGATCGAGTTCTACCAGGGATTGTTGGGCTTTCCGCTGGTCGAGCTCGTGGAGAACCGTGACTATCCGGGTTCGTCCCACTTCTTCTTCGATCTCGGCAACTCGACCCTGCTCGGCTTCTTCGACTTTCCAGGGCTCGGGCTGGCCCCTGGGGTGGAGGCGCTGGGCACCGTGCAGCACATCGCCATCTCCATCGCACCCGAGGAGCACGCCCGTCTGCGGGCCAAGCTGGACGAATCCGGCATCAGTTACGGCGGCCCCGACAAGGGAATCGAGGAATCGCTGTACTTCCGGGACCCCGACGGCATCCAGATCGAACTGCTTTCGGACCCTTTGATGTACTTCGACGGCCAGTGGCTGGATGGCCGATGA